The Ischnura elegans chromosome 1, ioIscEleg1.1, whole genome shotgun sequence genome contains a region encoding:
- the LOC124155168 gene encoding DCN1-like protein 5 gives MPRSKRQRVDLSNRLDDDPDEDVDRTYSKRLRNSSRRTSANKGPPEDQSSGSSAPAVLTVGGNHHHHQHHHHHHPAHSYHASGGSSFSHKRCIAWFREYTTPDDPDTLGPEGMEKYCEDIGVEPENVVMLVLAWKMGAHNMGFFTLSEWLRGLTDLQCDTVHKLQGKLDYLRSLLNDQTLFKSIYRYAYDFARDKDQRSMDVETGKAMLQLLLGRRWPLLPSFCSFLERSSYRVLNKDQWCNILEFSRSVLPDLSNYDVDGAWPVMLDEFVDWLKGMEGGGVGGAGATPSSSPPRGPLPSLMPTPMAANRS, from the exons ATGCCAAGGAGTAAGCGGCAAAGAGTTGATCTTTCAAATCGATTGGATGATGACCCTGATGAAGATGTAGATAGAACATATTCCAAGAGACTGAGGAACTCCTCCag ACGCACATCAGCAAACAAGGGTCCACCTGAAGATCAGTCATCGGGTTCGTCAGCTCCTGCCGTCCTGACTGTTGGAGGGAACCATCACCACCAccagcaccaccaccaccaccatccaGCACACTCGTACCATGCGAGTGGGGGCAGCAGCTTCAGCCACAAGCGCTGCATTGCTTGGTTTAGAGAATATACCACTCCTGATGACCCAGATACGCTTG GTCCTGAAGGTATGGAGAAGTATTGTGAAGATATAGGAGTCGAACCAGAGAATGTTGTAATGCTAGTTCTAGCTTGGAAAATGGGTGCCCACAATATGGGCTTTTTCACCTTGTCAGAATGGCTGCGAGGACTCACAGATCTTCA ATGTGACACAGTGCACAAGCTACAGGGTAAGCTGGACTACCTCCGATCACTGCTCAATGATCAGACTCTCTTTAAAAGCATTTACCGATATGCCTATGACTTTGCAAGG GATAAGGATCAGCGTAGCATGGATGTTGAGACTGGAAAAGCCATGCTGCAACTTCTTCTGGGCAGGCGCTGGCCGCTTTTGCCTTCATTCTGCTCTTTTCTGGAGCGTTCCTCTTATCGAGTTCTCAACAAGGATCAGTGGTGCAACATACTTGAATTTTCCCGTTCAGTCCTTCCTGACCTCTCAAATTATGATGTTGATGGAGCAT GGCCTGTGATGTTAGATGAATTTGTGGATTGGCTGAAGGGGATGGAGGGTGGTGGTGTGGGTGGCGCTGGGGCCACTCCCTCTTCCTCGCCACCCCGAggccccctcccctccctaaTGCCCACCCCAATGGCTGCGAACCGCAGCTGA